A region from the Phycisphaeraceae bacterium genome encodes:
- the ispE gene encoding 4-(cytidine 5'-diphospho)-2-C-methyl-D-erythritol kinase, whose translation MTDESLTLSCPAKVNLALSIGAPLANGYHPIASWMVAVQFADLLTVSRSDAAASQFSIRFDAQAPVPGTVDWPLEKDLAYRALGLLEQHVGRNLRVKVDLQKRIPAGAGLGGGSSDAAGMLVGINRLFKLNLAPEVLQELAQKLGSDVAFLVGALAGRSSALVTGLGEMLAPLQLTDALHLVLIFPTFGCPTGEVYRAFDQLHRKGDLRIADEERVRALAAKQPLTSDAPFNDLAEPACMVRPALRQIVERIGTIARLPAHITGSGSTIYVLTSDESSAQAIAEKVTSTTNLAAIATRTL comes from the coding sequence ATGACCGATGAATCGCTCACACTGTCCTGTCCAGCCAAGGTAAATCTCGCACTGTCCATCGGTGCTCCACTGGCTAACGGCTACCACCCGATCGCCAGTTGGATGGTCGCGGTGCAATTTGCTGATCTGCTGACGGTATCACGGTCAGATGCAGCCGCTTCCCAATTCAGTATTCGGTTTGACGCTCAAGCACCTGTTCCCGGCACGGTTGATTGGCCTCTGGAAAAGGACCTGGCATATCGAGCACTCGGATTGCTTGAGCAACATGTGGGGCGAAATCTGCGGGTCAAGGTTGACCTGCAAAAGCGGATACCTGCCGGGGCTGGCCTTGGCGGCGGTTCGAGCGATGCAGCAGGAATGCTCGTTGGCATCAATCGACTTTTCAAGCTCAATCTCGCTCCTGAGGTCTTACAAGAACTGGCTCAAAAACTAGGCAGTGATGTCGCGTTTCTCGTTGGAGCCTTGGCAGGACGGTCGTCCGCCCTAGTTACCGGTCTGGGTGAAATGCTCGCACCGCTGCAATTAACGGATGCCTTGCACCTCGTGCTGATTTTCCCGACCTTCGGCTGCCCTACAGGTGAGGTGTACCGAGCTTTTGATCAACTCCATCGAAAAGGGGATTTACGTATCGCTGATGAGGAACGTGTAAGAGCCTTAGCGGCCAAACAACCGCTGACCTCTGATGCGCCATTCAATGACTTGGCGGAGCCTGCATGTATGGTTCGACCAGCGTTGCGCCAAATCGTCGAACGGATTGGCACAATCGCTCGTCTTCCTGCCCACATTACTGGATCTGGATCCACGATATACGTCCTCACATCCGACGAATCATCCGCTCAAGCGATAGCGGAAAAGGTCACCAGTACGACTAATCTCGCGGCGATTGCGACACGCACTCTTTAA
- a CDS encoding adenosylcobalamin-dependent ribonucleoside-diphosphate reductase has translation MKITRKFTKAGKDVYQSVEWTTRSSKISNLDGSTVFKMNDAQVPASWSQLATDIMVSKYFRKAGVPQVDAQGKPMLDEKGRPVTGPEKSARQVIHRLAGCWRQWGEKHGYFDTREDAQAFYDELAYMMLTQMCAPNSPQWFNTGLHFAYGITGPAQGHWIVDPNTGEVKLADDAYSHPQPHACFIQSIDDDLVNPGGIMDLWVREARLFKYGSGTGTNFSKLRGEDEPLSGGGKSSGLMSWLKIGDRAAGAIKSGGTTRRAAKMVCLDMDHPDIEAFINWKVREEIKVAALVEGAKHLSPEQKETANRLGLHLDYDFNGESYLTVSGQNSNNSIRISNEFFKRLDEGGDWELIRRIDGKTARTIPARYLWEQIGYAAWRCADPGVQYDTTINEWHTCPASGRINASNPCSEYMFLDNTACNLASFNLLTFYDAKTRMFDVDAYEHAIRLWTIVLEISVLMAAFPSKEIARLSYEFRTLGLGYANIGAMLMQAGIPYNSEEARAICGALTAILTGRSYATSAEMAAELGPFPGYYKNREHMLRVMRNHRRAAYGVSRDSDIAKHHNLGDYEGLEIKPVPIEAEYLEKQAGIGGHLANQSDLLRRCRASWDDALAQGTHHGYRNAQTTVIAPTGTIGLLMDCDTTGVEPDFALVKFKKLAGGGYFKIANQSVEPALVTLGYSDSQVRDIMRYLLGSLSLETPMPDEHGTFSSSRTGAEKTGQSFASFLKSKGLDNDDLKKLTDALPTVFELPHAFTKWTLGDPTIARLGLTAASNKPGFSLLRSLGMKKKQIAALNRVICGTQTVEGAPHLKEEHIPVFDCANTCGPLGKRFIPADGHIRMMAAAQPFISGAISKTINLPNSASVDDIKAAYRLSWELALKANALYRDGCKLSQPLNSKADSDDEEEDSVQIEEAKEEVASQVAHLGGVLSSSPAATLAVSQEPERIVERIVERPLRRRLPDTRRSLTHKFNVAGHEGYLTVGLYDDHRPGELFITMAKEGSTIGGLMDSLGTAISVALQYGVPIESLVNKFTHQRFDPAGMTHNPEIPFAKSLVDYIFRWMGMEFIPGYREANAPQRTPKRTGSPVESDNSEAKLKAEAITQSSNPPAVKPDLDSRHAAKVAGGLPEVSSDRGVDPPRRIVIDDPSTLTNAKGVSTKVESVGSETPAKAGGTNSAALITAMKEMQADAPACDVCGTITVRSGTCYKCLNCGNSMGCS, from the coding sequence ATGAAAATCACACGCAAGTTCACCAAGGCTGGAAAGGACGTTTACCAGAGTGTCGAGTGGACGACGCGGTCGAGCAAAATTTCAAATCTCGACGGCTCAACGGTATTCAAGATGAACGACGCGCAGGTTCCCGCGTCGTGGTCGCAGCTTGCGACTGACATCATGGTCTCAAAATACTTCCGTAAAGCCGGTGTCCCGCAGGTGGATGCGCAGGGCAAGCCGATGCTTGACGAGAAGGGCAGGCCGGTGACCGGCCCGGAAAAATCCGCGCGTCAGGTCATCCATCGGCTGGCGGGATGCTGGCGTCAGTGGGGTGAAAAGCACGGCTACTTTGATACCCGCGAGGATGCGCAGGCATTCTATGATGAGTTGGCGTACATGATGCTCACGCAGATGTGTGCGCCTAATAGTCCTCAGTGGTTCAATACCGGCCTTCACTTTGCTTACGGCATTACCGGGCCGGCTCAGGGGCACTGGATCGTCGATCCGAACACGGGCGAGGTAAAGCTGGCGGACGACGCCTACTCGCATCCGCAGCCGCATGCCTGCTTCATTCAGAGCATCGACGATGACCTTGTGAACCCCGGCGGGATCATGGACCTCTGGGTGCGCGAGGCACGCTTGTTCAAATACGGTTCGGGGACCGGTACTAATTTCTCCAAGCTCCGAGGAGAAGACGAACCGCTTAGCGGCGGGGGAAAAAGTTCCGGACTCATGAGCTGGTTGAAGATCGGTGATCGTGCCGCCGGAGCCATCAAATCCGGCGGCACGACTCGCCGAGCCGCCAAAATGGTCTGCCTTGATATGGATCACCCGGACATCGAGGCATTCATCAACTGGAAAGTCCGCGAGGAAATCAAGGTTGCCGCTTTGGTTGAGGGTGCCAAGCACCTTTCTCCGGAACAAAAAGAGACTGCTAACCGCCTTGGGTTGCATCTGGACTATGACTTTAATGGCGAAAGCTATCTGACCGTCAGCGGTCAGAACTCAAACAATTCGATACGTATCAGCAACGAGTTTTTCAAACGGCTCGATGAAGGTGGTGACTGGGAACTGATCCGGCGAATCGACGGCAAGACTGCCCGAACCATCCCAGCGCGTTATCTGTGGGAACAAATCGGTTATGCCGCGTGGCGCTGCGCCGATCCGGGCGTGCAGTACGACACCACGATCAACGAATGGCACACCTGCCCCGCGAGCGGCCGCATCAACGCGAGCAATCCGTGCAGCGAGTACATGTTCCTCGATAACACAGCCTGTAATCTCGCGTCGTTCAACTTGCTGACGTTCTATGACGCCAAGACACGGATGTTCGATGTTGATGCTTACGAACACGCCATCCGACTGTGGACGATCGTGCTGGAAATCAGCGTGCTGATGGCAGCGTTTCCTTCTAAGGAAATCGCGCGTCTCAGCTACGAATTCCGCACTCTGGGTCTGGGCTATGCCAATATCGGTGCCATGCTGATGCAGGCTGGTATTCCCTATAACAGTGAAGAAGCGAGGGCGATCTGCGGTGCTCTGACTGCCATCCTCACCGGACGCAGCTACGCGACCAGTGCGGAAATGGCTGCGGAGCTTGGGCCGTTCCCCGGTTATTACAAGAACCGCGAGCACATGCTCCGTGTGATGCGGAATCACCGCCGTGCCGCGTATGGCGTCTCGCGCGATTCCGATATCGCCAAGCACCATAACCTCGGCGATTACGAGGGGCTGGAAATCAAGCCCGTACCGATTGAAGCAGAATACCTCGAAAAGCAGGCGGGTATCGGCGGCCATCTGGCCAACCAGTCGGATTTACTCCGTCGTTGCCGCGCTTCATGGGATGACGCTCTGGCGCAGGGTACTCATCACGGCTACCGCAATGCCCAGACGACCGTCATCGCGCCTACAGGCACGATCGGCTTACTCATGGATTGTGATACGACTGGTGTCGAACCTGATTTCGCACTGGTGAAGTTCAAAAAGCTTGCCGGTGGCGGGTACTTCAAAATTGCAAACCAGTCAGTCGAACCAGCATTGGTGACGCTGGGTTACAGCGATAGCCAGGTCCGCGACATCATGCGGTATCTTCTGGGTTCGTTGTCGCTTGAGACACCCATGCCGGATGAGCATGGCACATTCAGCTCATCACGAACGGGGGCAGAAAAGACCGGACAATCATTCGCGTCTTTCCTCAAGTCTAAAGGTCTCGATAATGATGACCTGAAAAAGCTCACAGATGCGCTGCCGACCGTGTTCGAGTTGCCGCATGCGTTTACAAAGTGGACGCTGGGCGATCCAACCATCGCGCGACTTGGCCTGACTGCGGCATCAAATAAGCCTGGCTTCAGCTTGCTCCGCTCACTGGGGATGAAGAAAAAGCAGATCGCAGCTCTTAACCGAGTCATCTGCGGAACACAGACGGTCGAGGGAGCGCCTCATCTCAAGGAAGAGCACATTCCGGTCTTCGACTGCGCGAATACGTGCGGCCCGTTGGGTAAGCGGTTCATCCCAGCCGATGGCCACATCAGGATGATGGCTGCTGCCCAGCCGTTCATCAGCGGCGCGATCAGTAAGACGATCAACCTGCCTAATTCGGCGAGTGTGGACGACATCAAGGCTGCGTATCGTCTGTCCTGGGAGTTGGCGCTCAAAGCCAACGCGCTCTACCGAGACGGCTGCAAACTCAGTCAGCCACTTAACTCCAAAGCTGATTCGGATGACGAGGAGGAAGATTCCGTACAAATCGAGGAAGCCAAGGAAGAAGTGGCATCGCAAGTTGCCCACCTTGGCGGGGTACTGTCGAGTTCTCCTGCGGCAACGCTGGCAGTTTCGCAGGAGCCGGAACGAATTGTTGAGAGGATCGTTGAGCGGCCGCTGCGTCGCCGTTTACCCGACACACGGCGCAGCTTGACGCATAAGTTCAACGTCGCGGGTCATGAGGGCTATCTGACCGTTGGCTTGTATGACGATCACCGTCCCGGTGAGTTGTTCATCACCATGGCCAAGGAAGGCTCAACGATCGGCGGACTGATGGACTCACTGGGTACCGCGATCAGCGTGGCACTCCAGTATGGCGTGCCGATTGAGTCACTGGTGAATAAGTTCACCCACCAGCGCTTTGATCCGGCTGGTATGACGCACAATCCTGAGATTCCATTCGCCAAGAGTCTCGTCGATTACATCTTCCGTTGGATGGGGATGGAGTTCATCCCCGGCTATCGCGAGGCGAATGCGCCGCAGCGTACGCCTAAGCGAACGGGTAGCCCTGTTGAGTCGGATAATTCAGAAGCGAAACTCAAAGCTGAGGCTATTACTCAATCATCGAATCCACCAGCGGTGAAGCCTGACCTTGACTCTCGACACGCGGCTAAGGTGGCGGGGGGCCTCCCCGAAGTCAGCTCAGATCGTGGTGTGGACCCGCCGCGACGGATTGTGATTGATGATCCGTCCACACTGACCAATGCCAAAGGTGTTTCCACCAAAGTTGAGTCAGTAGGCAGTGAGACGCCAGCCAAAGCCGGCGGAACCAACAGTGCCGCATTGATCACCGCTATGAAAGAGATGCAGGCTGATGCTCCCGCCTGTGACGTGTGCGGAACCATCACGGTGCGTAGCGGCACCTGCTACAAGTGTCTTAATTGCGGGAACTCCATGGGTTGTTCGTAA
- a CDS encoding dCTP deaminase, whose amino-acid sequence MPVLCDSQIRELVSIEPFEENIKRPGKVSFGVSSYGYDVRVGTLFKIFTNVPAHGGTSVVDPKHFDDDSFVTVNTIDTGRDHVIIPPNSFALAETVETFTIPRDVLAICVGKSTYARCGIIVNVTPLEPEWRGKVTIEISNTTPLPAKIYANEGIAQMIFLKADRVCAVSYADKKGKYQDQQGLVLPKVD is encoded by the coding sequence ATGCCGGTTCTTTGTGACAGCCAGATTCGTGAGCTTGTATCAATCGAGCCGTTCGAAGAAAACATCAAGCGTCCCGGCAAAGTGTCGTTTGGTGTTTCGTCTTATGGTTACGACGTTCGCGTCGGTACGCTTTTTAAGATCTTCACGAACGTGCCGGCTCATGGCGGAACATCCGTCGTTGATCCCAAACATTTTGATGACGATTCATTTGTCACGGTGAACACGATTGATACCGGCCGGGATCACGTCATCATCCCGCCGAACTCATTCGCGCTGGCTGAGACAGTCGAGACGTTTACGATCCCGCGAGATGTGCTGGCGATATGCGTGGGTAAATCAACCTATGCTCGCTGCGGCATCATCGTGAACGTGACACCCTTGGAACCCGAATGGCGCGGCAAGGTCACAATCGAAATCAGCAATACCACGCCGTTGCCGGCAAAGATCTACGCCAATGAGGGCATCGCGCAGATGATTTTCCTTAAGGCAGACCGGGTCTGCGCCGTGAGCTACGCGGACAAGAAAGGTAAATATCAGGATCAGCAGGGATTGGTGCTACCGAAGGTGGATTGA
- a CDS encoding methionine adenosyltransferase, whose translation MAANYNNGIHLFTSESVSMGHPDKVADQISDAVLDSLIAADPYARCACETLCTTGLVVVAGEVTVHNDAGIKALDRVEQTVRNTLRRIGYTDPAMKFDAESCAVIRTLHGQSADIAMGVDREGAGDQGLMFGFACRETPELMPLPIYLSHRLVERQAYVREKNLIRGLRPDAKSQVTVEYKGKDPLRIHTVVLSTQHTPEWNGKKKQAELKKQVIKHIIEPVMPKKLYDPRNVVIHVNPTGQFEIGGPHGDTGLTGRKIIVDTYGGRGCHGGGAFSGKDPTKVDRSASYMGRYIAKNVVAAGLADVCEVQLAYAIGVADPISVLVDTQSTNHIDEAKIQELVKKCFPLTPKGIIKHLDLRRPIYEETARHGHFGRPGFSWEKTDLAKELAKGAGF comes from the coding sequence ATGGCCGCAAACTACAACAACGGTATTCATCTATTCACCAGCGAATCGGTTTCGATGGGCCACCCCGACAAGGTGGCTGACCAGATTTCAGATGCGGTACTCGACAGCCTGATCGCCGCTGATCCATATGCTCGTTGTGCATGTGAAACCCTCTGCACAACCGGCCTGGTTGTCGTGGCTGGTGAAGTCACCGTTCATAACGACGCGGGTATCAAGGCGCTCGACAGAGTTGAGCAAACCGTGCGCAACACACTCCGTCGCATTGGCTATACCGACCCGGCCATGAAGTTTGACGCTGAGTCCTGTGCAGTCATCCGCACGTTGCATGGTCAGTCAGCCGACATTGCCATGGGTGTGGATCGCGAAGGCGCAGGCGATCAAGGCTTGATGTTTGGATTCGCCTGCCGTGAGACGCCGGAACTGATGCCGCTGCCGATTTATCTTTCGCACCGACTCGTCGAACGACAGGCATACGTGCGTGAAAAAAATCTCATCAGGGGCCTGCGTCCTGACGCCAAGAGTCAGGTAACCGTTGAGTACAAGGGTAAGGATCCGCTGCGTATCCACACCGTCGTCCTCTCGACGCAGCATACGCCTGAGTGGAACGGCAAGAAAAAGCAGGCTGAGCTGAAGAAACAGGTCATCAAGCACATCATTGAACCGGTCATGCCCAAGAAGCTTTACGATCCGCGGAACGTGGTGATCCACGTCAATCCGACCGGGCAATTCGAGATCGGCGGCCCTCACGGCGACACTGGACTTACCGGTCGCAAAATCATCGTGGACACGTACGGCGGACGCGGCTGCCATGGCGGTGGCGCGTTTTCGGGCAAAGATCCGACCAAGGTTGACCGCTCGGCCAGCTATATGGGGCGCTACATCGCCAAGAACGTCGTTGCCGCTGGCCTGGCCGACGTGTGCGAAGTTCAGCTCGCCTATGCAATCGGCGTTGCTGACCCCATCAGCGTCCTCGTAGATACACAAAGCACCAACCACATCGACGAGGCGAAGATTCAGGAATTGGTGAAGAAGTGCTTCCCGCTGACGCCTAAAGGCATCATCAAGCACCTCGATCTCCGTCGCCCGATCTATGAAGAAACCGCACGTCACGGCCACTTTGGTCGCCCCGGCTTTTCATGGGAAAAGACGGACCTGGCGAAGGAACTGGCAAAGGGTGCAGGTTTCTAA
- the ptsP gene encoding phosphoenolpyruvate--protein phosphotransferase — protein MQIKKGIPVSPGVAICEAVVIDAEHSPIPRRLVPSSQTRVELERLDRALVTSIKEIESLRERATATLGPELAKLFSAHLGMLQDKAITGEIRGLITRERVTAEYAVYSVMREWARRFQSLESKHFRDRDADIWDLERRLVGHLIGTTRADLTQMRGEAIVIAHDLTPSQTASFDKRKIRGLATDLGGRTSHTAIMAHALGIPAIVGLEDITSAASVGQTVIIDGNRGLVIIDPDASQLMEYRQDLERRAAFDASLDELSRLPAITTDGTEITLLANIEFPDEIAAAVQKGANGVGLYRTEFLFLTAGAEPSEDQQYEAYKQAILALGGKMLTIRTLDLGADKLLGDENADHIERNPFLGCRSIRLCLQDLPLFKTQLRAILRASVEGPVRIMFPLISNIRELRQAKMILNDVREDLEDEGIPFRRDIPVGIMIEVPSAALQAKALAHECQFFSIGTNDLIQYTVAVDRGNERIASLYSAAHPAVIQLVREVVKAAKSAKIEVSLCGEMGGEPEFVMLLLGLGLRSLSITPPAVPEVKRIIRSVSIGQCTRIAKKIMAFDSDREVMNYLREELRKIIPDESDGRSIET, from the coding sequence ATGCAAATCAAAAAAGGCATCCCGGTTTCACCCGGCGTCGCAATCTGCGAAGCAGTGGTCATCGACGCCGAGCACTCTCCGATTCCACGCCGTCTGGTGCCCAGCAGCCAGACGAGGGTGGAGTTGGAGCGGCTTGACCGGGCATTGGTCACGAGCATCAAAGAAATCGAAAGCCTGCGTGAGCGAGCCACGGCTACGCTCGGCCCCGAACTGGCCAAACTTTTCTCTGCACACCTGGGCATGCTCCAGGACAAAGCGATCACTGGTGAAATCAGAGGTCTCATCACTCGAGAGCGCGTCACGGCGGAATATGCGGTTTACTCGGTGATGCGCGAGTGGGCCAGACGATTTCAGTCACTCGAAAGCAAACACTTTCGTGACCGCGATGCGGATATCTGGGACTTGGAACGGCGGCTGGTCGGCCACCTGATCGGTACGACACGCGCGGATCTAACCCAGATGCGTGGCGAAGCGATCGTCATCGCTCACGATCTGACACCCAGCCAAACCGCATCATTTGATAAGCGAAAAATTCGAGGGCTTGCCACCGATCTTGGTGGTCGCACCAGTCACACTGCCATCATGGCGCACGCACTGGGGATCCCGGCGATCGTCGGCCTGGAGGATATCACCAGTGCCGCCTCTGTCGGCCAAACCGTCATCATCGACGGTAATCGCGGCCTGGTCATCATCGACCCGGATGCCTCTCAACTGATGGAGTATCGTCAGGACCTCGAACGCCGCGCAGCCTTCGACGCATCCCTTGATGAACTTTCGCGTCTTCCGGCTATCACGACAGACGGAACGGAAATCACACTCCTGGCCAATATCGAGTTTCCTGACGAGATCGCCGCAGCCGTGCAAAAAGGGGCGAACGGCGTCGGACTCTACCGCACGGAGTTCCTGTTCCTCACCGCTGGTGCGGAGCCCAGCGAGGATCAACAGTACGAAGCGTACAAGCAGGCCATCCTCGCGCTGGGCGGGAAAATGCTCACGATCCGCACCCTCGATCTGGGCGCGGATAAATTGCTGGGCGACGAAAATGCTGACCACATCGAACGTAACCCGTTTTTAGGTTGCCGATCGATCCGCCTGTGTCTCCAGGATCTGCCGCTTTTTAAGACCCAGCTTCGTGCGATCCTGCGGGCCAGCGTCGAAGGGCCGGTACGGATCATGTTCCCGCTCATCAGCAATATCCGGGAGTTGCGTCAGGCAAAAATGATCCTCAACGATGTCCGTGAGGATCTCGAAGACGAAGGAATTCCGTTCCGCCGTGATATTCCGGTCGGAATCATGATCGAGGTACCTTCCGCTGCGTTGCAGGCCAAGGCTTTGGCCCACGAATGTCAGTTTTTCAGCATCGGGACCAATGACCTGATCCAATACACCGTGGCGGTGGACCGTGGAAACGAGCGTATCGCCAGCCTTTACTCTGCGGCTCATCCGGCAGTAATTCAATTGGTTCGTGAAGTGGTCAAAGCCGCCAAGAGCGCTAAGATTGAGGTAAGCCTTTGCGGTGAAATGGGCGGCGAGCCTGAGTTTGTTATGCTATTGCTTGGTTTAGGCTTGAGAAGCCTGTCGATTACGCCGCCTGCTGTGCCCGAGGTTAAACGGATTATCCGCTCGGTGAGCATCGGCCAGTGTACGCGAATCGCAAAGAAAATCATGGCTTTTGACTCCGACCGTGAGGTGATGAATTACCTCCGTGAGGAGTTAAGAAAAATCATTCCCGATGAGTCCGATGGACGTTCCATCGAGACCTGA
- a CDS encoding Rne/Rng family ribonuclease, whose product MSKREMLINYVPGEECRIAIIEDGRLDELYQERASNESHVGNIYKGKVVNVEPSIQAAFIDFGLERNGFLHISDLHPMYFPGDAKEETEQVGLKTPRRDRPPIQRCLRRGQEVLVQVLKEGIGTKGPTLTSYLSIPGRYLVMMPHMEKLGVSRKVDDDEARRESREILNALNPPPGFGFIIRTAGIGRSKTDLKRDLAYLQRLWKTIDRKMTTTRIGELFAESDLVIRTIRDVYTPDITRIVVDDSTAARRALDFLTISNPRSGSNVYVYNESVPLFHRYEIEKQIETIHARTVPLPSGGSLVIDSTEALVAIDVNSGKYRDNRDAEMTAYKVNLEAVDEICRQLRLRDLGGVIVNDLIDMRNLKHRREIENRFKDNLKKDRARTRTLPISQFGILEMTRQRMRPSLKKSIYMDCPACHGAALVKSPESVVLDVMRRLAAVLQRDVVIRVELTVSPDVAFQLLNRKRSQLVAIEQTHGKSVLVRVNGAGSLDYVSLAAFDARGGEVEAESLGAMKEPSLELITSSTPMDDVFEEIEVSAETEEESANESADEISSEDETATELGDGLVSTDDLPPQTDVPVNEEGQPGGRRRRRRRGGRGRRRHNGNTNTTQNETASRNDESVPAGAPINNGDSLFDGEAAVSANPDSTSDDVVNAQSIASNAPSYDDADADMDDIERPGLMPSADDSVHHGLEDDSDHEPGDINGNLVAPQPVGGAPQGHAGNNGQQGQGGGRRRRRRRGGRGRNKNRQSLDSQPRPAGQHSSTSAGSNGSQQQRQQQRQPQNQQRGHRPQQHPPRTQPVERGSTPEPIVIPPQRMPDVRVVAQIPTQPATEAVPMPVTRTAPRPAAISTGYRGYRSNRPRPNPDATSSAPSGDNGTPNP is encoded by the coding sequence ATGTCGAAACGAGAAATGCTGATCAACTACGTCCCCGGCGAGGAATGCCGCATCGCCATCATTGAGGACGGACGGCTTGACGAGCTCTATCAGGAGCGAGCAAGCAACGAATCACACGTCGGAAATATTTACAAGGGCAAGGTGGTCAACGTCGAGCCGTCGATCCAGGCGGCATTCATCGACTTTGGCCTCGAGCGCAACGGCTTTTTACATATTTCCGATCTGCACCCGATGTATTTTCCCGGCGATGCCAAAGAGGAGACCGAACAGGTCGGCCTCAAGACGCCGCGCCGCGATCGCCCGCCCATCCAACGCTGCCTTCGCCGCGGCCAGGAAGTACTCGTACAGGTGCTCAAGGAAGGCATCGGTACCAAAGGCCCCACGCTCACGAGCTATCTCTCCATCCCCGGCCGCTATCTGGTGATGATGCCTCACATGGAGAAACTCGGCGTTTCCCGCAAAGTCGATGACGATGAAGCGCGGCGCGAAAGCCGCGAGATCCTCAACGCCCTCAACCCCCCGCCGGGGTTTGGTTTCATTATCCGCACGGCGGGGATCGGGCGTTCTAAAACCGATCTCAAACGCGACCTTGCCTACCTTCAACGGCTCTGGAAAACGATCGACCGCAAAATGACGACGACACGGATCGGTGAGCTTTTCGCTGAGAGCGATCTGGTCATCCGAACCATCCGCGATGTTTACACACCCGACATCACCCGGATTGTGGTGGATGATTCCACGGCTGCGCGACGGGCTCTCGATTTCCTTACCATCTCAAACCCTCGCTCAGGCTCGAATGTGTACGTTTACAACGAATCCGTACCGCTTTTTCATCGCTACGAAATCGAAAAGCAGATCGAAACAATCCACGCCCGCACCGTACCGCTTCCCAGCGGTGGTTCGCTGGTGATCGACTCGACCGAAGCTCTCGTGGCGATTGATGTCAACAGCGGAAAATACCGCGATAACCGCGATGCAGAGATGACCGCCTACAAGGTCAATCTCGAAGCGGTCGATGAGATTTGCCGACAACTTCGCCTCCGCGATCTGGGCGGTGTGATCGTCAACGATCTCATCGATATGCGGAACCTCAAACATCGACGCGAGATCGAGAATCGCTTTAAGGATAACCTCAAAAAGGATCGCGCCCGAACGCGCACGCTGCCGATCAGCCAGTTCGGTATTCTTGAGATGACACGACAGCGCATGCGGCCTTCCCTCAAGAAATCAATCTATATGGACTGCCCCGCCTGTCACGGGGCTGCTCTTGTCAAGAGTCCTGAGAGCGTCGTGCTCGATGTCATGCGCCGTCTGGCCGCAGTCCTTCAGCGGGATGTCGTCATACGAGTCGAGCTGACCGTCAGCCCGGATGTGGCATTCCAACTGCTCAACCGCAAACGATCACAGCTTGTCGCCATCGAACAGACACACGGAAAGTCTGTTTTGGTGCGCGTCAATGGAGCCGGGTCGCTGGATTATGTGTCTCTGGCGGCATTCGACGCACGCGGCGGCGAGGTGGAAGCCGAGTCGCTGGGGGCTATGAAGGAACCTTCCCTCGAACTGATTACGTCCAGCACTCCAATGGATGATGTGTTCGAGGAAATCGAAGTTTCGGCTGAAACCGAAGAGGAAAGCGCAAACGAATCCGCAGACGAAATCAGCAGCGAAGACGAAACCGCAACAGAACTCGGTGATGGACTGGTTTCAACGGACGACCTTCCCCCTCAGACGGATGTACCCGTGAACGAGGAAGGACAACCCGGAGGCCGACGGCGAAGACGGCGACGCGGAGGCCGTGGAAGGCGACGACATAACGGCAACACCAATACCACGCAAAACGAGACGGCGTCGAGAAATGACGAATCCGTACCAGCTGGAGCACCCATCAACAATGGTGATTCCCTCTTTGATGGTGAAGCGGCAGTCTCCGCCAACCCCGACTCAACAAGTGATGACGTGGTGAATGCGCAATCGATTGCATCCAATGCGCCGTCATACGACGACGCTGACGCAGATATGGACGACATTGAGAGGCCTGGTTTGATGCCCTCGGCTGATGACTCCGTTCACCATGGATTGGAAGATGATTCCGACCACGAGCCGGGTGATATCAACGGCAATCTCGTGGCGCCACAACCCGTCGGCGGCGCACCCCAGGGGCACGCCGGAAATAACGGTCAGCAAGGTCAAGGAGGCGGGCGGCGACGACGGCGCCGCCGCGGCGGACGCGGTAGAAATAAAAACCGTCAATCTCTGGACAGCCAACCGCGCCCCGCAGGACAACACTCCTCAACGAGTGCTGGAAGCAATGGTTCGCAGCAGCAGCGTCAGCAGCAACGGCAACCGCAGAATCAACAACGAGGACACCGACCACAGCAGCATCCTCCACGCACACAGCCTGTTGAGCGTGGATCGACACCTGAACCGATCGTGATTCCGCCGCAGCGGATGCCCGACGTGCGTGTCGTAGCGCAGATTCCGACGCAGCCGGCGACAGAAGCGGTTCCCATGCCCGTAACTCGAACCGCACCACGACCGGCTGCCATCAGTACAGGTTATCGCGGTTATCGCAGTAATCGTCCACGCCCTAACCCTGACGCGACCAGCTCCGCACCGTCGGGAGATAACGGTACTCCTAATCCCTGA